A stretch of Mesorhizobium sp. M2A.F.Ca.ET.046.03.2.1 DNA encodes these proteins:
- a CDS encoding NAD(P)-dependent alcohol dehydrogenase, whose product MRALVLEKKGELSLREIALPQDVGPDDVRIAIHTVGVCGSDVHYYTHGAIGSYIVRQPMVLGHEASGTIVEVGANVTNLKVGDRVCMEPGVPNLSSRATKLGIYNVDPDVRFWATPPVHGVLAPYAVHPAAFTYKLPDNVSFAEGAMVEPFAIGMQAAARARIVPGDVAVVVGCGPIGIMIALAALAGGCSKVLISDFSAPKLEIAGQYPGIVPVNVGEQSLVDAVRSATDNWGADIVFEASGSPKAFANLFDIVRPGGAVVLVGLPVETVELNVPAAISKEVRIETVFRYANIFDRALQLIASGKVDLKPLITGTYDFSASIKAFERAAQGRPQDVKLQILLTGEKG is encoded by the coding sequence ATGCGGGCACTGGTGCTTGAGAAAAAAGGCGAACTGTCGCTGCGCGAGATCGCGCTGCCGCAAGACGTCGGACCGGACGATGTCCGGATCGCCATCCACACGGTCGGCGTCTGCGGCAGCGACGTGCATTACTACACGCATGGCGCCATCGGCAGCTATATCGTGCGCCAGCCGATGGTGCTCGGCCATGAGGCCTCGGGAACGATCGTTGAGGTCGGCGCCAACGTCACGAACCTGAAAGTCGGCGACCGCGTCTGCATGGAGCCGGGCGTGCCGAATCTTTCCTCGCGCGCGACGAAGCTCGGCATCTACAATGTCGACCCGGACGTCCGCTTCTGGGCGACGCCGCCGGTGCACGGCGTGCTGGCGCCATACGCCGTTCATCCGGCGGCCTTCACCTACAAGCTGCCGGACAATGTCTCCTTCGCCGAAGGCGCGATGGTCGAGCCTTTCGCCATCGGCATGCAGGCGGCGGCGCGCGCCCGCATCGTGCCGGGCGACGTCGCCGTCGTCGTCGGCTGCGGCCCGATCGGCATCATGATCGCGCTCGCCGCGCTGGCGGGCGGCTGTTCCAAGGTGCTGATCTCCGATTTTTCCGCACCCAAGCTTGAGATCGCCGGCCAGTATCCGGGCATCGTGCCGGTCAATGTCGGCGAGCAGTCGCTGGTCGACGCGGTGCGGAGCGCGACGGACAATTGGGGCGCCGATATCGTATTCGAGGCGAGCGGCAGCCCGAAGGCCTTCGCCAACCTGTTCGACATCGTGCGGCCGGGCGGCGCGGTGGTGCTGGTCGGGCTGCCGGTGGAGACGGTCGAGCTCAATGTGCCGGCGGCGATCTCCAAGGAAGTGCGCATCGAGACCGTGTTCCGCTATGCCAACATTTTCGACCGCGCCTTGCAGCTGATCGCCTCCGGCAAGGTCGACCTCAAGCCGCTGATTACCGGCACCTATGATTTCTCCGCGAGCATCAAGGCGTTCGAGCGCGCCGCGCAAGGCAGGCCTCAGGACGTCAAGCTGCAGATCCTGCTGACCGGCGAGAAGGGATAA
- the ugpC gene encoding sn-glycerol-3-phosphate ABC transporter ATP-binding protein UgpC, which translates to MSAIVCSHVDKAYGATTVIRDLNLAIEEHEFVVFLGPSGCGKSTLLRMLAGLEDISGGEVSIGGKVVNDLEPGDRGIAMVFQNYALYPHMTIFDNVAFGLKRQKVPAAEIKKRVEAVSKTLGLEPYLGRKPTELSGGQQQRVAIARAMIKTPKVFLFDEPLSNLDAKLRNHMRVEIARLHQSLKTTTVYVTHDQLEAMTLADRIVLLKDGVIEQIGSPAEIYRRPGNQFVAGFIGTPNMNFIEATVGRKGDGWTLTGTGTVLSLEGSAFDLRHGDRVVLGIRPPDLKTANGGAGNILQGTADLIEFHGNDALVTFGSGDKEISALVPARECPKLRAPVRYSFEEEGIHLFDAETGKSLRRQQVS; encoded by the coding sequence ATGTCCGCCATCGTTTGCTCCCATGTCGACAAGGCCTATGGCGCCACGACCGTCATCCGCGATCTCAACCTCGCGATCGAGGAGCATGAGTTCGTCGTGTTCCTGGGGCCTTCCGGCTGCGGCAAGTCCACGCTTCTCAGGATGCTGGCGGGGCTGGAAGACATCAGCGGCGGCGAGGTGTCGATCGGCGGCAAGGTGGTCAACGATCTCGAGCCGGGCGACCGCGGCATCGCCATGGTCTTCCAGAATTATGCTCTCTATCCGCATATGACGATCTTCGACAACGTCGCCTTCGGGCTCAAGCGGCAGAAGGTGCCGGCGGCCGAGATCAAGAAGCGGGTCGAGGCGGTCTCGAAGACGCTTGGGCTGGAGCCCTATCTCGGTCGAAAGCCGACCGAGCTTTCCGGCGGCCAGCAGCAGCGCGTTGCGATCGCGCGCGCCATGATCAAGACGCCGAAAGTGTTCCTGTTCGACGAGCCGCTCTCCAATCTCGACGCCAAGCTGCGCAACCATATGCGGGTTGAGATCGCGAGATTGCACCAGTCGCTGAAGACCACCACCGTCTATGTCACGCACGACCAGCTCGAGGCGATGACCCTTGCCGACCGGATCGTGCTTCTGAAGGACGGCGTGATCGAGCAGATCGGCTCGCCGGCGGAGATCTATCGGCGGCCCGGCAACCAGTTCGTGGCCGGCTTCATCGGCACGCCGAATATGAATTTCATCGAGGCCACGGTCGGCCGCAAGGGCGATGGCTGGACGCTGACCGGCACGGGGACGGTGCTCTCGCTTGAAGGCAGCGCTTTCGACCTGCGGCACGGCGATCGGGTCGTGCTCGGCATCCGGCCTCCGGATCTCAAGACGGCAAACGGAGGCGCAGGCAACATCCTGCAAGGCACCGCCGACCTCATCGAATTCCATGGCAATGACGCGCTGGTGACGTTCGGCTCGGGCGACAAAGAGATCAGCGCGCTGGTGCCGGCCCGCGAATGCCCGAAGTTGCGCGCGCCGGTTCGCTACAGCTTCGAGGAAGAAGGCATCCATCTGTTCGACGCGGAGACCGGCAAGTCGCTGCGCAGGCAACAGGTCAGCTGA
- a CDS encoding FGGY-family carbohydrate kinase, giving the protein MTKSFVCAVDVGTGSARAGILDARGNLLARADHPIAMHQPKPDHAEHDSEDIWSAVCKSVRSALEKSGVAAGDIAGISFDATCSLVARDRQGGQISVSVTGERRWDTVVWLDHRAIAEADECTASGHAVLDYIGGVMSPEMATPKLMWLKRHLLQTWNEAGYLFDLADFLTWKASGSLARSQCTLTAKWTYLAHEEESWRRDFFELVGLGDLFEHGNLPEKASPVGTDIGPLTAKAAAELGLTEKCRVGAGVIDAYAGALGVLGGFAGDEKNISRHLALIAGTSSCVMAMSHDPQPFAGVWGPYFGAALPTLWLSEGGQSATGALLDHIIRWHGAGGEPDAAMHMKIARRVAELRAEEGDALAARLHVLPDFHGNRSPLADPHAVGVISGLTLDSSFDSLCKLYWRTAVGIALGVRHVLEALNENGYLIDTLHVTGGHTKNPLLMELYADATGCTVVEPLADEAVLLGTGMVAATAAGLYPDLNAACVAMQQGGRTRAPNKEAGARFDRDYRIFLEMHRQRQMLDAIS; this is encoded by the coding sequence TTGACGAAGAGTTTCGTTTGCGCGGTCGATGTCGGCACCGGGAGCGCTCGCGCGGGTATTCTTGACGCGCGCGGCAACCTGCTTGCCCGCGCCGATCATCCAATCGCCATGCACCAGCCCAAGCCCGATCATGCCGAGCATGATTCGGAGGACATCTGGTCGGCGGTGTGCAAATCGGTGCGGTCCGCCCTCGAGAAATCCGGCGTTGCCGCCGGCGATATCGCCGGCATCTCCTTCGACGCCACCTGCTCGCTGGTCGCGCGCGACAGGCAAGGCGGCCAGATCAGCGTCTCGGTCACCGGCGAGAGGCGCTGGGACACGGTCGTCTGGCTCGATCACCGCGCCATCGCCGAGGCCGATGAATGCACGGCAAGCGGCCATGCCGTGCTCGATTATATCGGCGGGGTGATGTCGCCGGAGATGGCAACGCCGAAGCTGATGTGGCTGAAGCGCCATCTGCTGCAGACTTGGAATGAAGCCGGCTATCTGTTCGACCTGGCCGATTTCCTGACCTGGAAGGCATCAGGCTCGCTCGCCCGCTCGCAATGCACGCTGACGGCCAAATGGACCTATCTCGCGCATGAGGAAGAAAGCTGGCGGCGCGATTTCTTCGAGCTCGTCGGCCTCGGCGATCTGTTCGAACATGGCAATCTGCCCGAAAAGGCGAGCCCGGTCGGCACCGATATCGGTCCGCTGACGGCGAAGGCCGCCGCCGAGCTCGGCCTGACTGAGAAATGCCGGGTCGGCGCCGGGGTCATCGATGCCTATGCGGGCGCGCTGGGTGTCCTGGGCGGCTTTGCCGGCGACGAGAAGAACATCAGCCGGCACTTGGCGCTGATCGCCGGCACATCGTCCTGCGTCATGGCGATGTCGCATGACCCGCAGCCCTTCGCTGGCGTCTGGGGCCCCTATTTCGGCGCGGCCTTGCCGACGCTGTGGCTGTCGGAAGGCGGCCAGTCGGCCACCGGCGCCCTGCTCGACCACATCATCCGCTGGCATGGCGCGGGCGGCGAGCCGGACGCGGCCATGCATATGAAGATCGCCAGGCGCGTCGCCGAATTGCGCGCCGAGGAGGGCGATGCGCTGGCGGCCAGGCTGCATGTGCTGCCGGACTTCCACGGCAACCGTTCGCCGCTCGCCGACCCGCATGCGGTCGGCGTCATCAGCGGCCTGACGCTCGATTCTTCCTTCGACAGCCTGTGCAAGCTCTATTGGCGCACCGCCGTCGGCATCGCGCTCGGCGTGCGCCATGTGCTCGAGGCCCTGAACGAGAACGGCTATCTGATCGACACGCTGCACGTCACCGGCGGCCACACCAAGAACCCGCTGTTGATGGAGCTCTATGCCGACGCCACCGGCTGCACGGTGGTCGAGCCGCTGGCCGACGAGGCGGTGCTGCTCGGCACCGGCATGGTGGCGGCGACCGCCGCCGGCCTCTATCCCGATCTCAACGCCGCCTGCGTCGCCATGCAGCAGGGCGGCAGGACGCGCGCGCCCAACAAGGAAGCCGGCGCCCGCTTCGATCGCGACTACCGCATCTTCCTCGAAATGCACCGCCAGCGGCAGATGCTCGACGCTATCAGCTGA
- a CDS encoding HAD-IA family hydrolase produces MTPELVIFDCDGVLVDSEALSVSALLGMIELAGGTVSEDAAYEHFLGKSMKSVREILGQEFGLEISDQHLTAMRVDLMRKFREELKPIPGIKEVLPKLGLPCCVASSGTLERIRYALDVTGLLPLLEPHIFSATMVKRGKPAPDLFLHAAASMRAHPRNCLVVEDSPAGVAAARAAGMRVLAFTGGSHASNPALKARLASTEPDSIFADMLQLPDLIAGLGARVKAS; encoded by the coding sequence ATGACGCCTGAGCTGGTCATCTTCGACTGTGACGGCGTGCTGGTCGATAGCGAGGCGCTTTCGGTCTCGGCGCTGCTCGGCATGATCGAGCTCGCCGGCGGCACGGTCAGCGAGGACGCTGCCTACGAGCATTTCCTCGGCAAGAGCATGAAAAGCGTGCGCGAGATCCTCGGCCAAGAGTTCGGGCTGGAGATCAGCGACCAGCATCTGACCGCGATGCGCGTCGACCTGATGCGCAAGTTCCGCGAGGAATTGAAGCCGATCCCCGGCATCAAGGAGGTGCTGCCGAAGCTCGGTCTGCCTTGCTGCGTCGCCTCGTCCGGCACGCTGGAACGCATCCGCTACGCGCTCGACGTCACCGGCCTGCTGCCGCTGCTGGAGCCGCATATCTTCAGCGCCACCATGGTCAAGCGCGGCAAGCCGGCGCCCGACCTTTTCCTCCATGCCGCTGCCTCCATGCGGGCGCATCCACGCAATTGCCTGGTCGTCGAGGACAGCCCGGCCGGCGTCGCCGCGGCGCGCGCGGCTGGCATGCGCGTCCTTGCCTTCACCGGTGGCTCGCATGCCTCCAATCCGGCGCTCAAGGCGCGGCTTGCGTCGACGGAACCGGACTCTATATTCGCTGACATGCTGCAATTGCCCGATCTGATTGCAGGCCTGGGAGCGAGAGTAAAAGCATCTTGA
- a CDS encoding mannitol dehydrogenase family protein — translation MTVKLSSSNLASLPAKVAGPKYDRSALKAGIVHFGVGNFHRSHQAVYLDDLFATGEGHDWALIGAGVFEGEKIGRSKLQEQDWLTTVVEDQGHMSARVTGAMIDFLTPRDAAAIIERLADPAIKIVSLTITEGGYFIDPASGKFNPAHPDIVADAQPGAVPKTVFGIVLAGLLRRRADGIVPFTVMSCDNIPHNGHVTSDGVIGLARLIDEDLATWVEDKVAFPNGMVDRITPATTDRERRILADDFGLEDNWPVFCEPFKQWVLEDHFTAGRPALEKVGVQFVKDVSPYELMKIRILNGGHATIAYPAGLMDIHFVHEGMQEPLVRAFLSKLEHDEIIPTVPPVPDTDLEDYYQLIERRFSNPKIGDTIRRLCLDGSNRQPKFIIPTIADRLKAGEGVAGLALESALWCRYCFGTTDSGAVIEPNDPSWGRMQATARAAKDDPKAWLAMEDIYGDVGRSPVFAGAFAHALKVLWANGARETLARYLAGKL, via the coding sequence ATGACCGTGAAACTCTCTTCCTCGAACCTCGCCAGCCTGCCGGCCAAGGTCGCCGGTCCGAAATATGACCGCTCGGCCTTGAAGGCCGGCATCGTCCATTTCGGCGTCGGCAATTTCCACCGCTCGCACCAGGCTGTCTATCTCGACGACCTGTTCGCCACCGGCGAAGGCCATGACTGGGCTCTGATCGGCGCCGGCGTGTTTGAGGGCGAGAAGATCGGCCGTTCCAAGCTGCAGGAACAGGACTGGCTGACCACTGTCGTCGAGGACCAGGGCCATATGAGCGCCCGCGTCACCGGCGCCATGATCGATTTCCTGACGCCTCGCGATGCGGCCGCGATCATCGAGCGGCTTGCCGATCCGGCGATCAAGATCGTCTCGCTGACCATCACCGAAGGCGGCTATTTCATCGACCCGGCTTCCGGCAAGTTCAACCCGGCCCATCCCGACATCGTCGCCGACGCGCAACCGGGCGCCGTGCCGAAAACCGTGTTCGGCATCGTCCTTGCCGGCCTGCTGCGCCGGCGCGCCGACGGCATCGTGCCCTTCACCGTCATGTCCTGCGACAACATCCCCCATAACGGCCATGTCACCTCAGACGGCGTCATCGGCCTTGCCCGGCTGATCGACGAGGACCTGGCAACATGGGTGGAGGACAAGGTCGCCTTTCCGAACGGCATGGTCGATCGCATCACGCCGGCCACGACCGACCGCGAGCGCCGCATCCTCGCCGACGATTTCGGCTTGGAGGACAACTGGCCGGTGTTCTGCGAGCCGTTCAAGCAATGGGTGCTGGAGGACCATTTCACCGCCGGCCGTCCGGCCCTGGAAAAGGTCGGCGTGCAGTTCGTCAAGGACGTCTCGCCCTACGAGCTGATGAAGATCCGCATCCTCAATGGCGGCCACGCGACAATAGCCTATCCGGCCGGCCTGATGGACATCCATTTCGTCCATGAAGGCATGCAGGAGCCGCTGGTGCGCGCCTTCCTGTCGAAGCTCGAGCATGACGAGATCATCCCGACCGTGCCGCCGGTGCCCGACACCGATCTGGAGGATTACTACCAGCTCATCGAGCGGCGATTCTCCAATCCCAAGATCGGCGACACCATCCGCCGGCTGTGCCTCGACGGTTCCAACCGCCAGCCGAAATTCATCATCCCGACCATCGCCGACCGGCTGAAGGCGGGCGAAGGCGTCGCCGGCCTCGCGCTGGAATCGGCCTTGTGGTGTCGTTACTGCTTCGGCACCACCGACAGCGGCGCCGTCATCGAGCCCAACGACCCGAGCTGGGGCCGCATGCAGGCCACCGCCAGGGCGGCCAAGGATGACCCCAAGGCCTGGCTGGCGATGGAGGACATCTACGGCGATGTCGGCCGCTCGCCCGTCTTCGCCGGGGCCTTCGCCCATGCCTTGAAGGTGCTGTGGGCGAACGGCGCACGCGAAACCCTGGCGCGCTATCTCGCCGGCAAGCTCTGA
- a CDS encoding L-iditol 2-dehydrogenase: MRLKAKSALITGSARGIGRAFAEAYAREGATVAIADIDLDAAQATAKAIGPAAYALRLDVTDQASIEAAVKVVEAKTGGLDVLINNAAIFDLAPIVEITRASYDKLFAVNVAGTLFMLQAAARSMIARGRGGRIINMASQAGRRGEPLVAVYCATKAAVISLTQSAGLDLIKHRINVNGIAPGVVDSDMWDQVDALFAKYENRPKGEKKRLVGEGVPYGRMGKPEDLAGMAVFLASDEAEYIVAQTYNVDGGQWMS; this comes from the coding sequence GTGAGGCTGAAAGCCAAATCGGCGCTGATCACCGGATCGGCGCGCGGCATCGGCAGGGCCTTCGCCGAAGCCTATGCGCGCGAAGGCGCGACGGTGGCGATTGCCGACATCGACCTCGACGCGGCGCAAGCGACGGCGAAAGCGATCGGCCCCGCTGCTTACGCGCTGCGGCTCGACGTCACCGACCAGGCCTCGATCGAGGCGGCGGTGAAAGTTGTCGAGGCGAAGACCGGCGGGCTGGACGTGCTGATCAACAATGCCGCGATCTTCGACCTGGCGCCGATCGTCGAGATCACCAGGGCGAGCTACGACAAGCTGTTCGCGGTCAACGTCGCCGGCACGCTGTTCATGCTGCAGGCCGCCGCCCGCTCGATGATCGCGCGCGGCCGGGGCGGCAGGATCATCAACATGGCAAGCCAGGCAGGCCGGCGCGGCGAGCCGCTGGTCGCGGTCTATTGCGCCACCAAGGCCGCTGTCATCTCGCTGACGCAATCGGCGGGGCTCGACCTCATCAAGCACCGCATCAACGTCAACGGCATCGCGCCGGGCGTCGTCGACAGCGACATGTGGGACCAGGTCGACGCGCTCTTCGCCAAATATGAGAACCGGCCGAAGGGCGAGAAGAAGCGCCTGGTCGGCGAAGGCGTGCCTTACGGCCGCATGGGCAAGCCCGAGGACCTCGCCGGCATGGCCGTGTTCCTCGCCAGTGACGAGGCCGAATACATTGTTGCCCAGACCTACAATGTCGACGGCGGCCAATGGATGAGCTGA
- a CDS encoding ABC transporter ATP-binding protein, whose amino-acid sequence MGNITLKNVSKSFGSTTIIPNIDLNIEDGEFVVFVGPSGCGKSTLLRLIAGLEDTSGGTISIDGRDVTREAPAKRKLAMVFQSYALYPHMTVAKNIAFPLKMAGEDQATIDKKVKDAARVLNLTNYLERRPGQLSGGQRQRVAIGRAIVRQPSAFLFDEPLSNLDAALRGTMRLEISELHQQLKTTMIYVTHDQVEAMTMADKIVVLNAGNIEQVGSPMELYKTPKNLFVAGFIGSPKMNMIEGAPAEKYGAKTIGIRPEHLNISTLSGDWKATVGVAEHLGSDTFLHVQADGIGTVNVRADGEVAVRHGDTVYLTPDKTKLHRFGADGKALAA is encoded by the coding sequence ATGGGAAACATCACGCTCAAGAACGTCTCCAAGTCCTTCGGGTCGACGACGATCATTCCGAACATCGACCTCAACATCGAGGACGGCGAGTTCGTGGTGTTCGTCGGCCCCTCGGGTTGCGGCAAGTCCACGCTGCTCAGGCTGATCGCCGGGCTGGAGGACACCAGCGGCGGCACGATCTCGATCGATGGCCGCGACGTCACCCGCGAGGCTCCGGCCAAGCGCAAGCTCGCCATGGTCTTCCAGTCCTACGCGCTCTACCCGCATATGACGGTCGCCAAGAACATCGCCTTCCCGCTGAAGATGGCCGGCGAGGACCAGGCGACGATCGACAAGAAGGTGAAGGACGCGGCACGCGTCCTCAACCTCACCAATTATCTCGAGCGCCGCCCGGGTCAGCTCTCCGGCGGCCAGCGCCAGCGCGTCGCCATCGGCCGCGCCATCGTGCGCCAGCCCTCTGCCTTCCTATTCGACGAGCCGCTGTCCAACCTCGACGCCGCGCTTCGCGGCACCATGCGGCTGGAGATCAGCGAGCTGCATCAGCAGCTGAAGACGACGATGATCTACGTCACCCACGACCAGGTCGAGGCCATGACCATGGCCGACAAGATCGTCGTGCTCAACGCCGGCAACATCGAGCAGGTCGGCTCGCCGATGGAGCTCTACAAGACGCCGAAGAACCTCTTCGTCGCTGGCTTCATCGGCTCCCCCAAGATGAACATGATCGAAGGCGCGCCGGCGGAGAAATACGGCGCCAAGACCATCGGCATCCGGCCCGAACATCTCAACATCTCGACCTTGTCCGGCGACTGGAAGGCGACGGTCGGCGTCGCCGAGCATCTCGGCTCCGACACCTTCCTGCATGTCCAGGCGGACGGCATCGGCACCGTCAATGTCCGCGCCGACGGCGAGGTTGCGGTCAGGCATGGCGACACCGTCTACCTGACCCCCGACAAGACCAAGCTTCACCGCTTCGGCGCCGACGGCAAGGCGCTGGCCGCGTGA
- a CDS encoding carbohydrate ABC transporter permease, protein MARAVTTQHKTIATAAAWIVALLIFFPILYTIITSFKSEQEAIQGFNLIPSGTFESYSEVQQQSGYFKFFFNSVLLSVGSTILALIVAVPAAWSMAFSPSKRTKDILMWMLSTKMMPAVAVLFPIYLIFRDTGLLDSRIGLTVMLMLINLPIVVWMLYTYFREIPGEILEAARMDGASLWNEIIYVLTPMAVPGIASTMLLNIILAWNEAFWTIRLTTTNAAPLTAFISSFSSPQGLFWAKLSAASTLAIAPILIMGWFSQKQLVRGLTFGAVK, encoded by the coding sequence ATGGCCCGCGCAGTCACCACCCAGCACAAGACCATCGCCACGGCCGCGGCCTGGATCGTCGCCCTGCTGATCTTCTTTCCGATCCTCTACACGATCATCACCTCGTTCAAGTCGGAGCAGGAGGCGATCCAGGGCTTCAACCTCATCCCGTCCGGGACCTTCGAGAGTTACTCGGAGGTCCAGCAGCAGAGCGGCTACTTCAAGTTCTTCTTCAATTCGGTGCTGCTCTCGGTCGGCTCGACCATCCTCGCGCTCATCGTCGCCGTCCCGGCGGCCTGGTCGATGGCGTTTTCGCCGAGCAAGCGCACCAAGGACATCCTGATGTGGATGCTGTCGACCAAGATGATGCCGGCGGTCGCGGTGCTGTTCCCGATCTACCTGATCTTCCGCGACACCGGCCTGCTCGACAGCCGCATCGGCCTTACCGTGATGCTGATGCTGATCAACCTGCCGATCGTGGTCTGGATGCTCTACACTTATTTCCGCGAGATCCCAGGCGAGATCCTGGAAGCGGCGCGCATGGACGGCGCCTCGCTGTGGAACGAGATCATCTATGTGCTGACGCCGATGGCCGTTCCCGGCATTGCCTCGACCATGCTCTTGAACATCATCCTCGCCTGGAACGAAGCGTTCTGGACCATCCGGCTCACCACCACCAACGCGGCGCCGCTGACCGCCTTCATCAGCTCCTTCTCCAGTCCGCAAGGCCTGTTCTGGGCCAAGCTCTCAGCGGCCTCGACGCTGGCGATCGCGCCGATCCTGATCATGGGCTGGTTCAGCCAGAAGCAGCTGGTGCGCGGCCTGACCTTTGGTGCCGTGAAGTAG
- a CDS encoding sugar ABC transporter permease, whose translation MATQQTRSLARFMMAPSVILLFVWMIVPLLFTLWFSFQQYNPLNPMRDGFVGFSNYALFYSNPAFLYSILNTLTIVVSVLVITVVGGILLAMLLDQPIWGQGIVRILVISPFFVMPPVAALVWKNMIMHPQYGVFADIARFFGAQPIDWFGQHPLTAVILIVAWQWLPFATLILLTSLQSLDGEQKEAAEMDGAGFVSRFIYLTLPHMSRAITVVILIQTIFLLSIYAEILVTTNGGPGYASTNLPFLVYQKALLEFKIGQASAGGVIAVILANIVAFFAMRAVGKNLDK comes from the coding sequence ATGGCTACTCAGCAAACCCGTTCGCTTGCCCGCTTCATGATGGCGCCATCGGTGATCCTGCTGTTCGTCTGGATGATCGTGCCGCTGCTGTTCACGCTCTGGTTCTCGTTTCAGCAATACAATCCGCTGAACCCGATGCGTGACGGCTTCGTCGGCTTCTCCAACTACGCGCTGTTCTATTCCAACCCGGCCTTCCTCTATTCGATCCTCAACACGCTCACCATCGTCGTCAGCGTGCTGGTCATCACGGTGGTCGGCGGCATCCTTCTGGCGATGCTGCTCGATCAGCCGATCTGGGGCCAGGGCATCGTGCGCATCCTGGTCATCTCGCCGTTCTTCGTCATGCCGCCGGTCGCGGCACTTGTCTGGAAGAACATGATCATGCACCCGCAATACGGCGTCTTCGCCGACATTGCGCGCTTCTTCGGCGCCCAGCCGATCGACTGGTTCGGCCAGCACCCGCTGACCGCCGTCATCCTGATCGTCGCCTGGCAGTGGCTGCCCTTCGCCACGCTGATCCTGCTCACCTCTTTGCAGTCGCTCGACGGCGAGCAGAAGGAGGCGGCCGAGATGGACGGCGCCGGCTTCGTGAGCCGCTTCATCTACCTGACACTGCCGCACATGTCGCGCGCCATCACCGTCGTCATCCTGATCCAGACGATCTTCCTGCTCTCGATCTATGCCGAGATCCTGGTCACCACCAATGGCGGCCCGGGCTACGCCTCCACCAACCTGCCCTTCCTCGTCTACCAGAAGGCGCTCCTGGAGTTCAAAATCGGCCAGGCATCCGCCGGTGGCGTGATCGCCGTCATTCTCGCCAACATCGTTGCCTTCTTCGCCATGCGCGCCGTCGGCAAGAACCTCGACAAATAA
- a CDS encoding sugar ABC transporter substrate-binding protein codes for MKLRTLTLGLLSASALAFAAHAESITIATVNNGDMVRMQKLTDDFTKANPDIQLNWVTLEENVLRERVTTDIATKGGQYDVMTIGTYEVPIWAKQSWLLPLDKLGDDYDVKDIIPAIAGGLSVDGKLYAAPFYGESSFVMYRKDLMEKAGLKMPDAPTWEFIKQAADKMTDRANGVNGVCLRGKAGWGENMAFLTAMSNSFGARWFDENWKPQFDQPEWKNTLQFYVDLMKADGPEGASSNGFNENLALFQQGKCGMWIDATVAASFVSDPKASQVADKVGYALAPDNGLGKRGNWLWAWSLAIPAGTQKADAAEKFVSWATSKHYAELVASKEGWANVPPGTRSSLYANPEYQKAAPFAKMTLDSINAADPTHPTVKPVPYVGVQFVAIPEFQGLGTTVGQLFSAALAGQSSVDDALKQAQDAATAAMTEGGYIK; via the coding sequence ATGAAACTTCGCACGCTCACCCTGGGCCTGTTGTCGGCCAGCGCTCTCGCTTTCGCTGCGCATGCCGAATCCATCACCATCGCCACCGTCAACAATGGCGACATGGTCCGCATGCAGAAGCTGACGGACGACTTCACCAAGGCCAACCCCGACATCCAGCTCAACTGGGTCACGCTTGAAGAGAATGTGCTGCGCGAGCGCGTGACCACCGACATCGCCACCAAGGGCGGCCAGTACGACGTCATGACCATCGGCACCTACGAGGTTCCGATCTGGGCCAAGCAGAGCTGGCTGCTGCCGCTCGACAAGCTCGGCGACGACTATGACGTCAAGGACATCATCCCGGCCATCGCCGGCGGCCTGTCGGTCGACGGCAAGCTCTATGCCGCGCCCTTCTACGGCGAAAGCTCCTTCGTCATGTACCGCAAGGACCTGATGGAGAAGGCGGGCCTGAAGATGCCCGACGCGCCGACCTGGGAATTCATCAAGCAGGCCGCCGACAAGATGACCGACCGCGCCAATGGCGTGAACGGTGTCTGCCTGCGCGGCAAGGCCGGCTGGGGCGAGAACATGGCCTTCCTCACCGCCATGTCGAACTCCTTCGGCGCCCGCTGGTTCGACGAGAACTGGAAGCCGCAGTTCGATCAGCCCGAGTGGAAGAACACGCTGCAGTTCTATGTCGACCTGATGAAGGCCGACGGTCCGGAAGGCGCTTCGTCAAACGGCTTCAACGAGAACCTGGCGCTGTTCCAGCAGGGCAAGTGCGGCATGTGGATCGACGCCACCGTCGCGGCGTCCTTCGTCTCCGATCCGAAGGCCTCGCAGGTCGCCGACAAGGTCGGCTATGCGCTGGCGCCCGACAACGGCCTAGGCAAGCGCGGCAATTGGCTGTGGGCCTGGTCGCTGGCGATCCCCGCCGGCACCCAGAAGGCCGATGCCGCCGAGAAGTTCGTCTCCTGGGCAACCAGCAAGCACTATGCCGAGCTGGTCGCCTCGAAGGAAGGCTGGGCCAATGTTCCGCCTGGAACGCGCTCCTCGCTCTACGCCAATCCGGAGTACCAGAAGGCGGCGCCCTTCGCGAAGATGACGCTGGACTCAATCAACGCCGCCGACCCGACGCATCCGACCGTCAAGCCGGTGCCCTATGTCGGCGTGCAGTTCGTCGCCATTCCTGAATTCCAGGGTCTCGGCACCACCGTTGGCCAGCTCTTCTCGGCCGCCCTTGCCGGCCAGTCGAGCGTCGACGACGCCCTCAAGCAGGCCCAGGACGCAGCCACCGCGGCGATGACCGAAGGCGGCTACATCAAGTAA